Below is a window of Saccharomonospora viridis DSM 43017 DNA.
TCGAGATCCTCCACCGGCCCCCGACTCCAGGGGGCGACGGGCACACCGACTTCCTCCGCGAGGAGTTTGGCGCCGATCTTGTCGCCGAGTTTGCGCATGGCCTCCGCACTCGGACCGATGAAAGTCACCCCGAGCCGGTCGCACAGCTCCGCGAAGGCGGGATCCTCGGCCACGAAGCCCCATCCGACCCACGCGGCGTCGGCCTCCGTCTCCCGTAACGCCTGCTCCAGGATCCCCAGATTCAGGTACGGACGCGTGGACGCAGGTCCGAGGCAGTAGGCGTGGTCGGCCTCCCTGACGAACGTGGCCTCCCGGTCGGCGTCGGTGTAGAACGCCACGGTCTCCAGTCGCGACCCGCCCTCGGCGTTATGTTCCTTGACTGCGTGGACGAGCCGCATCGCGGCTTCCCCACGGTTGACGATGGCGACGCGACGGAACACCGAACCCTCACCCTCCTGGAGACAACACAGAGACCGGCCGCCCAAGGTGCGGCCGCCCTGTCACTTTCGTGGGTAGGACGCGTCGACAGTAATGATGGGATTCACCACGTCCCACCAGACAACTTTGTAGGAATCCACCAAAAACGTGATGAAGGCAGCTCTGTGGAACATCGCGGGGCTCCGGAACGATCCGAAAGAGGCGGAGAAGCATCCCCTCCGGCCGGCGCCACGACGACCCTGGTCGTACCACGGGACCGGAGCACGCGTCCCCTGACGAACCGAACAAGCCGTTTGCCCTGGTAGTGAGCGGTCCGAAGGTGACGGAGCGCAGTGTCCCACCGCTTGTCGGAAGATCACGAGACGCCGTCGGGGCGCTGTCCCACCGGCCACACCACCGGGGCGGTGTGGCCGGTGGGACGCTCCCGCGGCCCCCGTGGTAGAAGAGATCGTTTGCCACCGGGATCGTCGACTTCCGACCATCGCGGCGGTCCCTCGTCGGGCTGGACGGGATGACCGGTTCCCCGCCCACACCGACACCGCCATACCCGCTCCGCCCGCCCTTCCGCGTGCCCGACACGTCCACCGCACATGGTTCCCGTCCGTCCTGACCTGAAACGACCGGGAACCACACCGACCGCCGGGAGCCGAACCGGACCGAAGGCTGATCAAAGACTGATCACCTCACGCCGCTGTCAACGAATCGGCCGGTTTCCCCGCCCCGGAGGTCGAGAACGTCTCCTCGGGTTCGGCCGAGTCGGTCGAGGAGGACGGACGCCGCGCCAACGACCGCAGCACAGCCGCCGCCGCGCAGGTGGCCGCGAGCGTCACCACCCCGGCGACGAGTAGGGCTTCCTGGGGCCCGAGTCGTTCGGACAGCCAGCCGAGGGCGGGCGCCCCGAGCGCGCCGGCGCCCCCGGCCACTGTCCCCTGCACCGCCAACACACGGCCCCGCATGCTGTCGGCGGCGTCCAACTGCAGTCGGGTGCTCTTGATGGTGTCGATCACCACCGCGCCCGCCGCGATGGGCAGGAGCATCAGAGCGAATCCCGTCAGTCCCGGAACGAATCCGCTGACCGCCTGCAGCACACTCGTCACCCCCGCCGCCACCAGCAACAACGGCAGGGTGAAGTCTTTGACCCGAGCCGCGGCGAGCCCTCCGAGGACCGTGCCGACGGCGAACACCGACGACAACGTCCCGTACCCCGCCGAGCCCGCGTTCAAGGGGCCTTCCGCCATCGCGGCCATCGTGACCTGGTAGTTGCGACCGAGCGACGACAGTACGAACCCCAGGGCGAACAACACCAACAGCACATGTTGGGTGCGCAGGTATCGCAGTCCCGCCATGACCCCGGCGTACTCACGGGTGCTCCTGGCCAACGGGTGGAACTGCGCCGAACGCATCACCAGCACGGTGGCGATGACGGCCCCGAAACTGGCCGCGTTGAGGCAGAACAACGCGGGCTCACCGATCACAGCCGCGAGTACCCCCGCAAGACTCATGCCGAGCACCCTGCCCACGGCGTTGGTCACGGAGTTCCATGCCAACGCGTTGCCGAGGTCGGAACGCGGCACGACCTGGCTGGCGAAGCGCCCGAGAGCCGGACCCTCGAACGTGCCGACCAAGCCCGCGATCGTGGTGAGCGCGAACAGCACGGGCAACGGCAAGCCGTGCCACACCGTGACGGCCAGCAGCAAGGCGATGACCAGATGCAGCGACTCC
It encodes the following:
- a CDS encoding MFS transporter, encoding MLRAFSNRNYRLWALADLVSVTGTWMQVLGLNWVVMERTGSATSVGLSVAFSTIPAMVCGPWAGALADRVSPRRIIVIGESLHLVIALLLAVTVWHGLPLPVLFALTTIAGLVGTFEGPALGRFASQVVPRSDLGNALAWNSVTNAVGRVLGMSLAGVLAAVIGEPALFCLNAASFGAVIATVLVMRSAQFHPLARSTREYAGVMAGLRYLRTQHVLLVLFALGFVLSSLGRNYQVTMAAMAEGPLNAGSAGYGTLSSVFAVGTVLGGLAAARVKDFTLPLLLVAAGVTSVLQAVSGFVPGLTGFALMLLPIAAGAVVIDTIKSTRLQLDAADSMRGRVLAVQGTVAGGAGALGAPALGWLSERLGPQEALLVAGVVTLAATCAAAAVLRSLARRPSSSTDSAEPEETFSTSGAGKPADSLTAA